ATGTGGATACGACCGTCCGTGGTCAAAAAAAGTCGAATAGATCCAGCTCCGACGCAAGTTCTTTTTCATCTGACAACAGACCTAGGAGAAGGTTAAAAAAATAGAGTATTTCTTCTCATATAGTAGCATTTGGATTTTTTCTAGTCGGTTTCGCACTCGACTACAAATACGACATGCTGTTTTCGTCAGTACTTCAAGTTTCATTGAAATTTCGCTGTATTGGCAACAAATTATGCGTATGTTCTCTGTCCAATTCAGTAATGACTTATCAATAAAAACCTTGTCTTTAGAAAGATCTCGATTCAACTCCcatcaaaattaattttgcagTTACGGACTGGATGCGACTACAGCTCTTGTTTGACGAAAATTCTCAGCATTTAAGGGCGTCGTTTTCTGACGGAAAAGGCAATCGATGGTTCAGTGGTGCCCTCGACTTCCGCTCGGCGGGCTACACGGTTCACAATCTGCGTCGCATTGGTACAAACGCGACGCTCCTGACATCGATTGCTTCAGTGGCGGGTCTACGAATCTATCCGTCGCGTTCACGAATTGATGGTGGAATTTTGAATAACCTGACAGGTGAGCgcagagagagacagagacagCTAGAGTTGCGCCAACTGTCTAAATTATAGGATGTTATGCGTACAGTTCCACTGTTGCGTGCAGCAGTTGTTGGGGATCGTACTATATGTTCAGCGGTTCTTGCGTGACGAAGTGTCCCCGGAACTGGTATTCGTCGAGCAGCGGCAATCTGTGCCTGCGAGCAGGTAAGTCAcagcactcgtcgacgcattCAGCCTTATAGAGAGTTCCATGTCTTCATAGCGACTGCTTCTCCTACGCCCGACACTATTAGTGGAGCGGCGACTAAAGGATCTCTCTCAACCACTGCGTCATTTACTCTCACAGTCACAGCGTCATCTACTATTGCGCCATTTACTCCCTCGGCGTTATCTACTGCTCCTTCAGCCGCAGCGTCATCTACTACTGCTTTTGGGAGCAGTGATACTGACGATGCAACTTCTTTTGCTACTGAATTGACGAATTGCTCGCCACGTCCCGCTGAGTCGTCTCGCGATTGTGACTCGACAATTATTATTGTGGGTGCCGGAGCCGGAGCCGGAGGTTTCATTCTCGGAATTGTCGTCACGCTTATTCCGGCGATTATCTGCATCCGCCAACGGTACAGTAGAAAAAGTTCGTTCGCGCGTCTGGAAATagaacgttttcttcttttttggctttatagaaaaaagacgcaTAGTCAAAATCTGGATCATCCGTCGAAAACGGAAGAATACCTGTCGTCGAATCCTATGTATAAAGCCTcttccgtctcgtcgtcgcccaa
This sequence is a window from Oscarella lobularis chromosome 7, ooOscLobu1.1, whole genome shotgun sequence. Protein-coding genes within it:
- the LOC136188666 gene encoding uncharacterized protein isoform X4, translating into MGVDMLSHTVVLLLVVVVSLRWVHAIGPLVESGRTIRSILPCPCKKLTVQGACGACSSPCVLQGGKCVRKCTDGYLLDSLSSSCSPVFSLTALNETLALTTSDALLFGNGTIDVKATGNVFAGDGPTSDNDATVFVTSSKMNGYIDLKPSLLLQKLNWFADMWIRPSVVKKSRIDPAPTQVLFHLTTDLGEVGFALDYKYDMLFSSVLQVSLKFRCIGNKLCKDLDSTPIKINFAVTDWMRLQLLFDENSQHLRASFSDGKGNRWFSGALDFRSAGYTVHNLRRIGTNATLLTSIASVAGLRIYPSRSRIDGGILNNLTGCYAYSSTVACSSCWGSYYMFSGSCVTKCPRNWYSSSSGNLCLRAATASPTPDTISGAATKGSLSTTASFTLTVTASSTIAPFTPSALSTAPSAAASSTTAFGSSDTDDATSFATELTNCSPRPAESSRDCDSTIIIVGAGAGAGGFILGIVVTLIPAIICIRQRYSRKSSFARLEIERFLLFWLYRKKTHSQNLDHPSKTEEYLSSNPMYKASSVSSSPNAYEYEYANPPPNKDRKVVVATAKSEDSTMENRYDRLSRIDERPPAPLPPDASYDKLGGLSMKNPLFNAQTQSS
- the LOC136188666 gene encoding uncharacterized protein isoform X1 gives rise to the protein MGDRVPVFRDEKGDPSTRTSPITFASFFCSDLRLRSAFQLIFHAQIRRNRANIGTGHGTVVTGGLASRWIRRAFCSLVSRPRPSPASFVFFFRIIFSFFNRGRRSFLMGVDMLSHTVVLLLVVVVSLRWVHAIGPLVESGRTIRSILPCPCKKLTVQGACGACSSPCVLQGGKCVRKCTDGYLLDSLSSSCSPVFSLTALNETLALTTSDALLFGNGTIDVKATGNVFAGDGPTSDNDATVFVTSSKMNGYIDLKPSLLLQKLNWFADMWIRPSVVKKSRIDPAPTQVLFHLTTDLGEVGFALDYKYDMLFSSVLQVSLKFRCIGNKLCKDLDSTPIKINFAVTDWMRLQLLFDENSQHLRASFSDGKGNRWFSGALDFRSAGYTVHNLRRIGTNATLLTSIASVAGLRIYPSRSRIDGGILNNLTGCYAYSSTVACSSCWGSYYMFSGSCVTKCPRNWYSSSSGNLCLRAATASPTPDTISGAATKGSLSTTASFTLTVTASSTIAPFTPSALSTAPSAAASSTTAFGSSDTDDATSFATELTNCSPRPAESSRDCDSTIIIVGAGAGAGGFILGIVVTLIPAIICIRQRYSRKSSFARLEIERFLLFWLYRKKTHSQNLDHPSKTEEYLSSNPMYKASSVSSSPNAYEYEYANPPPNKDRKVVVATAKSEDSTMENRYDRLSRIDERPPAPLPPDASYDKLGGLSMKNPLFNAQTQSS
- the LOC136188666 gene encoding uncharacterized protein isoform X3; protein product: MGDRVPVFRDEKGDPSTRTSPITFASFFCSDLRLRSAFQLIFHAQIRRNRANIGTGHGTVVTGGLASRWIRRAFCSLVSRPRPSPASFVFFFRIIFSFFNRGRRSFLMGVDMLSHTVVLLLVVVVSLRWVHAIGPLVESGRTIRSILPCPCKKLTVQGACGACSSPCVLQGGKCVRKCTDGYLLDSLSSSCSPVFSLTALNETLALTTSDALLFGNGTIDVKATGNVFAGDGPTSDNDATVFVTSSKMNGYIDLKPSLLLQKLNWFADMWIRPSVVKKSRIDPAPTQVLFHLTTDLGEVGFALDYKYDMLFSSVLQVSLKFRCIGNKLCKDLDSTPIKINFAVTDWMRLQLLFDENSQHLRASFSDGKGNRWFSGALDFRSAGYTVHNLRRIGTNATLLTSIASVAGLRIYPSRSRIDGGILNNLTGCYAYSSTVACSSCWGSYYMFSGSCVTKCPRNWYSSSSGNLCLRAATASPTPDTISGAATKGSLSTTASFTLTVTASSTIAPFTPSALSTAPSAAASSTTAFGSSDTDDATSFATELTNCSPRPAESSRDCDSTIIIVGAGAGAGGFILGIVVTLIPAIICIRQRYSRKSSFARLEIERFLLFWLYRKKTHSQNLDHPSKTEEYLSSNPMYKASSVSSSPNAYEYEYANPPPNKDRKVVVATAKSEDSTMENRARPPFVAGGEALILKR
- the LOC136188666 gene encoding uncharacterized protein isoform X2, giving the protein MGDRVPVFRDEKGDPSTRTSPITFASFFCSDLRLRSAFQLIFHAQIRRNRANIGTGHGTVVTGGLASRWIRRAFCSLVSRPRPSPASFVFFFRIIFSFFNRGRRSFLMGVDMLSHTVVLLLVVVVSLRWVHAIGPLVESGRTIRSILPCPCKKLTVQGACGACSSPCVLQGGKCVRKCTDGYLLDSLSSSCSPVFSLTALNETLALTTSDALLFGNGTIDVKATGNVFAGDGPTSDNDATVFVTSSKMNGYIDLKPSLLLQKLNWFADMWIRPSVVKKSRIDPAPTQVLFHLTTDLGEVGFALDYKYDMLFSSVLQVSLKFRCIGNKLCKDLDSTPIKINFAVTDWMRLQLLFDENSQHLRASFSDGKGNRWFSGALDFRSAGYTVHNLRRIGTNATLLTSIASVAGLRIYPSRSRIDGGILNNLTGCYAYSSTVACSSCWGSYYMFSGSCVTKCPRNWYSSSSGNLCLRAATASPTPDTISGAATKGSLSTTASFTLTVTASSTIAPFTPSALSTAPSAAASSTTAFGSSDTDDATSFATELTNCSPRPAESSRDCDSTIIIVGAGAGAGGFILGIVVTLIPAIICIRQRKKTHSQNLDHPSKTEEYLSSNPMYKASSVSSSPNAYEYEYANPPPNKDRKVVVATAKSEDSTMENRYDRLSRIDERPPAPLPPDASYDKLGGLSMKNPLFNAQTQSS